A single genomic interval of Helianthus annuus cultivar XRQ/B chromosome 13, HanXRQr2.0-SUNRISE, whole genome shotgun sequence harbors:
- the LOC110899314 gene encoding uncharacterized protein LOC110899314, with product MRLVLGVKRGYKKRRWGLKCYKHFLTLKQLFHIFCHFSYAAIQKNDDPNQELPTLTQLFERMRNRTEGRVYVDTYDDTTRKINYKPTEDDNATVDPFLVVMNKENYGYRRLYGRGVTNTLVKKVDGACTSYMISEGLMESFKANVEVEKNQLLEMRREIEEDHERKKAKLEAMQKRH from the exons atgaggttagtgttaggggtcAAAAGGGGTTataaaaaaagacgttgggggctcaaaTGTTACAAACATTTCTTGACGTTGAAGCAACTGTTCCATATATTTTGTCACTTCTCTTATGCTGCAATCCAG AAAAATGATGACCCAAACCAAGAGTTACCTACCTTAACCCAATTGTTTGAACGCATGCGTAACAGGACAGAAGGACGTGTATATGTTGATACATATGATGACACAACAAGAAAAATT AACTACAAGCCTACAGAGGATGACAATGCTACGGTAGATCCTTTTTTGGTTGTAATGAATAAAGAAAACTATGGATACCGCCGACTTTATGGTAGAGGCGTTACAAATACATTAGTGAAAAAGGTAGATGGTGCTTGCACATCATACATGATTTCGGAGGGGCTGATGGAATCATTTAAAGCAAACGTTGAAGTTGAGAAAAACCAGTTGCTTGAAATGCGTAGAGAGATTGAAGAGGATCATGAAAGAAAAAAGGCTAAGCTGGAAGCTATGCAAAAAAGACATTGA